One Granulicella sp. 5B5 DNA window includes the following coding sequences:
- a CDS encoding TonB-dependent receptor gives MLKTIRLGYLGLAVALLLGVAGAHAQTVTGAVTGEVTDSTGAVIPGATVVVQDTDTNVKTTVTSNAAGVYTARFLPIGHYKVLVSAQGFASQSTPAFALEINQTVELHTKLSVGSESTVNVTGTAPILNTTDGTIGTTFSENEVQNVPLEGRNFQAVTLLTPGVVSTDPTGLTGSNATLRSTTSNNLVSVNGNRGQANYYTLDGVDINEPQNNQIGYNPAPDALQEIKVISGNAPAIYGNVNGGDVVSVLKSGTNQFHGSAYAYLQNNKLNANSWENKFKGQPINRYTQTIFGGTIGGPIFHDKLFFFADYEGFRQPAATQKAYQVLTQAELNGDFSAIPFQLYNTQAYDAATNTYPVFQNNQIPVNNPVAKYLAAHPADYPTPNADPSPNTYLRQYEGTERGYNVNNQFDAKVDWTPEAKDRISGFYAQSRARNGSDTIFPISFPSISSYPTTLFGASWVHTFSSAIVNQFNAGFTRVSWNTGVPIDRLGSFGLSGDSVVGIPFGVQQFAGFTEMNISDASTIGNRGAAQVLIDNTFGYNDNLTIQRGKHLFTLGVQAVRYQQEYSQVQNAGALGFFQYNGVYTNNPNAGNPNVGAADFVLDAANQYGLQDGGEFGNRQWRAAGYIQDDWKALPNLTLNLGVRYEYDQPMTEANNKNANVLPLNGGTMEFAGSIPAGAPAGSIICPTTACYDPNYRQIMPRFGFAYQAAQNISIRGGYGATSFLEGNAANQRLTDNPPLVSAFQRNGVAPSGGTGGTALMASQGFVTNANTAQPSGGQFSEWPQNQQPAYIQQWNLTVETALNSVTSLSIGYVGQSGQHLIDYGNANQFTLAQVEDLANNPNPVPAADLTPYYNLAAGTSYAAGNGGLVLITESRAKSNYNGLQATLRQRQKYGLEYNINYTFAKSMTNAAGNYGAPNVSQTGGDQTFQDYYNSQADYGVSGDDIRNQLNALIVYALPYGHGRQFGAHSNIFLNEALGGWSISNAFRAFSGVPVTITANGTATSATISEGGERANQYSKIRVVNRSLNNWFGTDPSAQPCRNTAKGTVPDRSDHADCAYGQPAQFQFGTAANGTERAPDFYQLDTSLFKDFTTFREESLGFRADFFNILNKADYGNPDNNIQDSNFGQINNVRNQERRIQLSLNYKF, from the coding sequence ATGTTGAAGACGATCCGGCTGGGATACCTGGGATTAGCGGTGGCCCTGTTGTTGGGGGTGGCGGGCGCACATGCGCAGACGGTGACAGGCGCAGTGACGGGCGAGGTGACGGACTCGACGGGTGCGGTGATTCCGGGTGCGACGGTGGTGGTGCAAGACACCGACACAAACGTGAAGACGACGGTGACGTCCAACGCGGCGGGCGTGTATACGGCGCGGTTTTTGCCGATCGGGCACTATAAAGTTCTGGTTTCGGCACAGGGCTTTGCGAGCCAGTCGACGCCGGCGTTTGCGCTGGAGATCAACCAGACTGTGGAGCTGCACACGAAGTTGTCAGTTGGCAGCGAGAGCACGGTGAACGTGACGGGCACGGCACCGATCCTGAATACGACGGACGGCACGATTGGCACAACATTCTCAGAGAATGAGGTGCAGAACGTGCCGCTGGAGGGCCGGAATTTTCAGGCTGTGACGCTGCTGACGCCGGGCGTTGTGAGCACGGACCCGACGGGGCTGACGGGGTCGAACGCGACGCTGCGCAGCACGACGAGCAACAACCTGGTCAGCGTGAACGGCAACCGTGGGCAGGCGAACTACTACACGCTGGATGGCGTGGACATCAACGAGCCGCAGAACAACCAGATTGGATATAACCCGGCACCGGATGCACTGCAGGAGATCAAGGTGATCTCGGGCAATGCGCCGGCGATTTACGGCAACGTGAACGGCGGTGATGTGGTGAGCGTGCTGAAGAGCGGCACGAACCAGTTTCATGGCAGCGCATATGCGTATCTGCAGAACAACAAACTGAATGCCAACAGCTGGGAGAACAAGTTCAAAGGTCAACCCATCAATCGCTACACGCAGACCATCTTTGGCGGAACCATCGGCGGCCCGATTTTTCATGACAAGCTGTTCTTCTTTGCCGACTATGAGGGCTTTCGGCAGCCGGCCGCAACCCAGAAGGCGTACCAGGTGCTGACACAAGCGGAACTTAACGGGGACTTCTCGGCGATTCCGTTCCAGCTCTACAACACGCAGGCGTATGACGCGGCGACGAACACGTATCCTGTGTTCCAGAATAACCAGATTCCTGTGAACAATCCTGTGGCGAAGTACCTTGCGGCGCACCCTGCCGACTACCCGACGCCCAATGCAGACCCGTCGCCGAATACCTATCTGCGGCAGTATGAGGGAACCGAGCGCGGGTACAACGTGAACAACCAGTTTGATGCAAAGGTGGACTGGACTCCGGAGGCGAAGGACCGCATCTCTGGTTTCTATGCGCAGTCGCGCGCGCGGAACGGCAGCGATACGATCTTTCCGATCAGTTTCCCCAGCATCAGCAGTTATCCAACGACACTATTTGGAGCAAGCTGGGTGCATACGTTCTCGTCGGCCATTGTGAACCAGTTCAATGCAGGGTTTACGCGAGTGAGCTGGAATACGGGTGTGCCGATCGACCGTCTCGGGTCCTTCGGACTGAGCGGTGATTCGGTGGTGGGGATTCCGTTTGGCGTCCAGCAGTTTGCGGGCTTTACGGAGATGAACATCAGCGACGCGAGCACGATCGGCAATCGCGGCGCGGCGCAGGTTCTGATCGATAACACATTCGGTTATAACGACAACTTGACGATTCAGCGCGGTAAGCACCTGTTCACGCTCGGCGTACAGGCCGTACGCTATCAACAGGAGTACTCGCAGGTCCAGAATGCGGGTGCGCTTGGTTTCTTCCAATACAACGGCGTGTACACGAACAATCCGAATGCCGGGAACCCGAATGTCGGGGCGGCGGACTTTGTGCTCGACGCGGCGAACCAGTACGGTCTGCAGGACGGCGGAGAGTTTGGCAATCGCCAGTGGCGCGCAGCAGGTTACATCCAGGACGACTGGAAGGCGCTGCCGAACCTGACGTTGAACCTGGGTGTTCGCTATGAGTACGACCAGCCGATGACCGAGGCGAACAACAAGAACGCGAACGTGCTTCCGTTGAACGGCGGCACGATGGAGTTCGCGGGGTCGATTCCAGCGGGCGCCCCGGCGGGTTCGATCATTTGCCCCACGACGGCCTGTTACGACCCAAACTACAGGCAGATCATGCCTCGCTTTGGGTTCGCCTACCAGGCGGCACAGAACATCTCGATCCGTGGCGGCTACGGCGCGACGAGCTTCCTGGAGGGCAACGCGGCCAACCAGCGGCTGACGGACAATCCACCGCTGGTCTCGGCGTTCCAGCGCAATGGAGTTGCGCCGAGCGGGGGGACGGGTGGCACGGCCCTGATGGCTTCGCAGGGTTTCGTGACGAATGCGAACACGGCGCAGCCGAGCGGCGGCCAGTTCAGCGAGTGGCCGCAGAACCAGCAGCCGGCGTATATCCAGCAGTGGAACCTGACGGTGGAGACGGCGCTGAACTCGGTGACGTCGCTTTCGATCGGGTATGTGGGGCAGTCGGGCCAGCACCTGATCGACTACGGCAATGCGAACCAGTTCACGCTGGCGCAGGTGGAGGACCTCGCGAACAATCCGAACCCTGTGCCGGCGGCTGATTTGACGCCATACTACAACCTGGCTGCGGGAACCTCGTACGCCGCGGGCAATGGCGGCCTCGTGCTGATAACAGAGTCGCGGGCGAAGTCGAACTACAACGGACTACAGGCGACGCTACGCCAGCGGCAGAAGTACGGGCTGGAGTACAACATCAACTACACGTTTGCGAAGTCGATGACGAACGCGGCTGGCAACTACGGCGCGCCAAATGTATCGCAGACGGGCGGCGATCAGACGTTCCAGGACTACTACAACAGCCAGGCGGACTACGGCGTCTCCGGCGACGACATTCGCAATCAGTTGAATGCGCTGATTGTCTATGCGCTGCCGTACGGACATGGACGTCAGTTCGGTGCGCACTCGAACATATTCCTGAATGAGGCTCTGGGCGGCTGGTCGATTTCGAATGCCTTCCGCGCGTTCAGCGGTGTGCCGGTGACTATTACGGCCAATGGTACCGCGACGAGTGCAACGATTTCTGAGGGCGGCGAGCGAGCGAACCAGTATTCGAAGATTCGCGTGGTCAACCGCTCGCTCAACAACTGGTTCGGTACGGACCCTTCGGCGCAGCCGTGCAGGAACACCGCAAAGGGCACAGTGCCGGATCGGAGCGATCATGCCGACTGCGCGTACGGTCAACCAGCGCAATTTCAGTTCGGTACGGCTGCGAACGGGACGGAGCGTGCGCCTGACTTCTACCAGCTGGATACGTCGTTGTTCAAGGACTTCACCACGTTCCGCGAAGAGTCTCTCGGGTTCCGGGCGGACTTCTTCAACATCCTGAACAAGGCGGATTACGGCAACCCGGACAATAATATCCAGGACAGCAACTTTGGACAGATCAACAATGTGCGCAACCAGGAACGTCGCATACAGTTGTCATTGAACTATAAGTTTTAA
- a CDS encoding copper homeostasis protein CutC, protein MGKMIFELCAETVGACVAARDGGADRIELCSALSEDGLTPSHGLLHEAIVKSGLPVHGLVRPRGGGFVYSDDEIAVMEQDILHMRQLGVAGVVLGLLKSDGTVDVDATRRLVALARPLQVTFHRAFDETPSLEQALEDVIATGCDRVLTSGGCADVMQGADVLARLVAQAGDRIEIAVGGGLRTTNAAELAMRTRAKSFHGSLSWDGVPTAQDVRSMVEQLRSVGAA, encoded by the coding sequence ATGGGAAAGATGATTTTTGAGCTCTGTGCGGAGACGGTGGGAGCTTGCGTGGCTGCGCGGGACGGGGGGGCCGACCGTATCGAACTGTGCTCGGCACTGAGTGAGGACGGGCTGACGCCGAGCCATGGGTTGTTGCACGAGGCCATTGTGAAGAGTGGCCTGCCGGTACATGGACTGGTGCGTCCTCGGGGCGGCGGATTTGTGTACTCCGACGATGAGATTGCGGTGATGGAGCAGGACATTCTGCACATGCGGCAGCTGGGGGTTGCAGGCGTTGTGCTGGGGCTGCTGAAGTCCGATGGCACCGTGGATGTCGATGCGACGCGGAGGCTGGTGGCGCTGGCGCGGCCGCTGCAGGTGACGTTTCATCGTGCGTTCGATGAGACGCCGTCGCTGGAGCAGGCGTTGGAAGATGTTATCGCGACAGGCTGCGACCGCGTGCTGACCTCAGGGGGCTGCGCCGATGTGATGCAGGGCGCCGATGTGCTGGCACGGCTGGTGGCACAGGCGGGAGACCGCATCGAGATTGCCGTGGGTGGTGGGCTGAGGACGACGAATGCTGCGGAGCTGGCGATGCGTACACGGGCCAAGAGCTTTCATGGCTCGTTGAGCTGGGATGGTGTGCCGACAGCGCAGGATGTGCGGAGCATGGTGGAGCAGCTGCGGAGCGTGGGAGCCGCGTGA
- a CDS encoding BadF/BadG/BcrA/BcrD ATPase family protein gives MSYYLAIDAGGTKTDYLLADDTRELARVRTGTIKRMRADADAATANLEQALEELTAQTGISMQSIHCTCIGTAGYTVPLVTDWLHEEIPSRVAGSFLLLGDIEIALDAAFFGKPGVLAIAGTGSNVAGRDATGKLIGAGGYGPALADQGSGHRIGHEALRALFLATDRGIDTTLLPAVLKFWNLTSLDDIVAFANRVPAPDFSQLTELVVRCAANGDAVAANVLHQQGEELGELVRLTMHRVKAASTDAAFTPPVAFTGSILEKVLPVREALIASLQRDFPTVHVLPGTVDPIEGALWRARNGQ, from the coding sequence ATGAGCTACTATCTCGCCATCGATGCCGGCGGCACCAAGACCGACTACCTTCTCGCCGACGACACCCGCGAGCTAGCCCGTGTGCGCACCGGCACTATCAAACGCATGCGCGCCGACGCCGACGCCGCCACAGCGAACCTAGAGCAGGCGCTCGAAGAGCTCACCGCCCAGACCGGCATCTCCATGCAGTCCATCCACTGCACCTGCATCGGCACCGCTGGCTATACCGTCCCGCTCGTCACCGATTGGCTCCACGAAGAGATCCCCTCCCGCGTCGCGGGTTCGTTCCTCCTCCTCGGCGACATCGAGATTGCGCTGGACGCTGCCTTCTTCGGCAAGCCCGGCGTGCTCGCCATCGCAGGCACCGGCTCCAACGTGGCCGGCCGTGACGCTACGGGCAAGCTCATCGGCGCTGGCGGTTACGGCCCTGCGCTTGCAGACCAAGGCTCCGGCCATCGCATCGGCCACGAGGCTCTCCGCGCACTCTTCCTCGCCACCGACCGCGGCATCGACACCACACTGCTCCCCGCAGTGCTCAAGTTCTGGAACCTCACCTCACTCGACGACATCGTCGCCTTCGCCAACCGCGTCCCCGCACCCGACTTCTCGCAACTCACCGAGCTCGTCGTGCGCTGCGCCGCCAACGGCGACGCCGTCGCAGCCAACGTCCTGCATCAACAAGGCGAAGAGCTCGGCGAACTCGTCCGCCTCACCATGCACCGCGTGAAGGCGGCATCAACCGACGCCGCCTTCACGCCGCCTGTCGCCTTCACCGGCTCCATCCTCGAAAAAGTTCTGCCCGTGCGTGAAGCTCTCATCGCCTCACTGCAGCGCGACTTCCCCACCGTGCATGTTCTCCCCGGCACCGTCGACCCCATCGAAGGCGCTCTCTGGCGCGCCCGCAACGGCCAGTAG